One window from the genome of Cucumis melo cultivar AY chromosome 10, USDA_Cmelo_AY_1.0, whole genome shotgun sequence encodes:
- the LOC103488755 gene encoding pentatricopeptide repeat-containing protein At3g12770 encodes MSLHSFSLSLLLSSLSSALSKSTITSHEASLRRKHLDQVYVQLIVSGLHKCRYLVIKFVNACLHFGDVNYAHKAFCEVSEPDIPLWNAIIKGYAQKNIVGGPIRMYMDMQISQVHPNCFTFLYVLKACGGTSVELGKQIHGHTFKYGFGSNVFVQNSLVSMYAKFGQTSSARIVFDKLHDRTVVSWTSIISGYVQNGDPMEALKVFKEMRQCNVKPDWIALVSVMTAYTDVEDMGQGKSIHGLVTKLGLEFEPDIVISLTTMYAKRGLVEVARFFFDRMEKPNLILWNAMISGYAKNGYGEEAIKLFREMISKNIRVDSITMRSAILAGAQVGSLELATWLDGYISKSEYRDDTFVNTALVDMYAKCGSIYLARCVFDRVANKDVVLWSAMIMGYGLHGHGQEAIRLYNEMKQAGVSPNDGTFIGLLTACKNSGLVKEGWELFHQMPNHGIEPHHQHYSCIVDLLGRAGYLNQAYDFIMSMPIKPGVTVWGALLSACKIHREVRLGEIAAQQLFILDPYNTGHYVQLSNLYASAHLWTHVANVRLMMTQKGLNKDLGHSSIEINGSLETFHVGDRSHPRSKEIFEELDRLEKRLKAAGYVPHMESVLHDLNHEEIEETLCNHSERLAVAYGIVSTAPGTTLRITKNLRACVNCHSAIKIISKLVDREIIIRDAKRFHHFKDGVCSCGDFW; translated from the coding sequence GAAGCATTTGGATCAAGTATACGTCCAGTTAATTGTGTCTGGACTACACAAGTGCCGTTACTTGGTGATCAAATTTGTCAATGCTTGTTTGCATTTTGGAGATGTTAACTATGCACACAAGGCATTTTGCGAAGTCTCCGAACCGGATATTCCGTTGTGGAATGCCATCATAAAGGGCTACGCACAAAAGAATATTGTTGGTGGTCCTATCAGAATGTATATGGATATGCAAATATCACAGGTGCACCCAAATTGCTTCACATTTTTGTATGTGCTTAAAGCATGTGGTGGAACGTCAGTTGAACTAGGTAAACAAATCCATGGTCACACGTTTAAATATGGCTTTGGATCAAATGTTTTTGTGCAGAATAGTCTTGTGTCAATGTATGCTAAATTTGGTCAAACCTCATCCGCTAGGATTGTGTTTGATAAGCTGCATGATAGAACTGTCGTTTCATGGACTTCCATCATTTCTGGGTATGTTCAGAATGGTGATCCCATGGAAGCATTGAAAGTTTTCAAAGAAATGAGACAATGTAATGTAAAGCCTGATTGGATTGCCCTTGTTAGTGTGATGACTGCATATACAGACGTGGAAGATATGGGACAAGGAAAGTCCATTCATGGTTTAGTGACTAAATTGGGTCTAGAATTTGAACCTGACATAGTGATATCACTCACTACTATGTATGCAAAACGTGGATTGGTGGAAGTTGCTAGATTTTTCTTTGATCGGATGGAAAAACCGAATTTGATATTGTGGAATGCTATGATTTCTGGCTATGCAAAAAATGGATATGGTGAAGAAGCAATCAAGCTATTTCGCGAGATGATTTCGAAAAATATCAGGGTTGATTCTATTACTATGAGGTCTGCTATTCTAGCCGGTGCTCAAGTCGGGTCTCTTGAACTAGCAACATGGTTGGATGGTTACATCTCTAAGAGTGAGTACAGAGATGATACTTTTGTGAACACGGCCCTTGTAGATATGTATGCAAAATGCGGAAGCATATATTTGGCTCGTTGCGTTTTTGATAGAGTGGCCAATAAAGACGTTGTCTTATGGAGTGCAATGATTATGGGATATGGATTGCATGGTCATGGACAAGAAGCCATCCGCCTTTACAATGAAATGAAGCAAGCTGGAGTTTCTCCAAACGATGGAACTTTTATTGGTCTTCTCACAGCTTGCAAAAATTCAGGTCTTGTAAAAGAGGGATGGGAGCTTTTCCACCAGATGCCAAACCATGGAATTGAACCGCATCACCAGCATTATTCTTGCATTGTCGATCTTCTAGGACGAGCAGGCTATTTGAACCAAGCCTACGATTTCATTATGAGCATGCCAATTAAACCTGGAGTTACTGTTTGGGGGGCTCTTCTGAGTGCGTGCAAGATCCATCGTGAAGTAAGGTTGGGAGAAATTGCTGCCCAACAACTTTTCATATTAGATCCATATAATACAGGGCATTATGTGCAACTCTCAAACCTCTATGCTTCTGCCCATTTATGGACTCATGTGGCTAACGTTCGATTAATGATGACACAAAAAGGACTGAACAAGGATCTAGGACATAGTTCTATCGAGATCAATGGAAGTCTCGAAACGTTTCATGTTGGAGATAGATCACATCCCAGATCAAAGGAAATTTTCGAAGAGCTTGATAGATTAGAGAAAAGATTAAAAGCAGCTGGTTATGTTCCTCATATGGAATCTGTTCTACATGACTTGAATCATGAGGAGATTGAGGAAACTCTTTGTAACCATAGTGAGAGGCTTGCAGTTGCATATGGTATAGTCAGTACTGCTCCTGGAACtacacttagaataacgaagaATCTCCGAGCTTGCGTAAATTGTCATTCGGCGATAAAGATAATATCGAAGCTTGTCGACAGGGAAATAATTATTCGAGATGCGAAACGTTTTCACCATTTCAAAGATGGTGTTTGTTCATGCGGAGATTTTTGGTGA
- the LOC103488758 gene encoding zinc finger CCCH domain-containing protein 53 isoform X1: protein MDSYEASRIVFSRIQNLDPENASKIMGLLLIQDHGEKEMIRLAFGPEALLHSVILKARKDLNLPAVNSPSTPSTPSSSPSPFALSTNPISISRQSSSSSRLGISLPLSLTIPSPSSSSAVSWAAGFSSDLQNSDDHLISPGNLPLGSSCFAAGGAPASDMIDEFQLQDQLSFLNDGSPTIGVKNSDLFFPPADLSSSPTGGGFGSYGGDATWGGGPVHRRSCSVNDACLGTEDLNCGLGWKPCLYYARGFCKNGTSCRFLHGGLGDSDASAAAVGSPSKMDMMEQCHELLRSKSSAQQRLAAASQLMASANSFPYSPKSINFLLQQQQNDSQRAAAAAAAALMMGEDLHKFSRSSRLERNEFSMNGSAGIINPASRQIYLTFPADSTFKEEDVSNYFSMYGPVQDVRIPYQQKRMFGFVTFVYPETVKLILAKGNPHFVCDARVLVKPYKEKGKVPDKYRKQQQIDRDFSPCGTPTGLDSRELYDHLQLGSRMFYNTHQDLLWRRKLEEQQADLQTLDLQSRRLLNLQLLDVKKNQLPHHHHHRALSTGSPIPSPTHSPNPLFAQNLIFPGIRSSGSSSTSDILRENGVAPVRTPPPVSVMATSTDMPRQASPVDNGALATIGQGGNDKERSQIDDSDLLECFEHNLPDSPFASPAKATGDYATNFSDIAAVGEAANDSDDASSSILTSTSSLEVATSFKSYNCQIPRFPSGHSPIGMYAGTGGPTCPVGI, encoded by the exons ATGGATTCTTATGAAGCCTCAAGAATTGTGTTCTCTAGGATCCAAAATTTGGACCCTGAAAATGCTTCTAAAATCATGGGTCTTCTTCTTATTCAAGACCATGGAGAAAAAGAGATGATTAGATTGGCTTTTGGTCCAGAAGCTCTTCTTCACTCTGTAATTCTTAAAGCTAGGAAGGATTTGAATCTTCCGGCCGTTAACTCACCGTCGACTCCTTCGACGCCGAGTTCTTCTCCTTCTCCGTTTGCTCTTTCGACGAATCCTATTTCTATTTCGAGGCagagttcttcttcttctcggtTGGGGATTAGTCTTCCTCTTTCACTTACAATTCCTAGCCCTTCTTCTTCCAGTGCTGTTTCTTGGGCTGCTGGTTTTTCCTCTGACCTTCAAAATTCTGATGACCATTTAATTAGTCCTGGGAATTTACCACTTGGATCGTCTTGTTTTGCTGCTGGAGGAGCTCCGGCGAGTGATATGATCGATGAATTTCAGCTTCAGGACCAGCTTTCCTTCCTCAACGACGGCTCTCCGACAATCGGCGTTAAGAACTCCGACTTGTTTTTCCCGCCGGCGGATTTATCGTCAAGCCCCACCGGTGGAGGATTTGGGTCCTACGGTGGAGATGCCACTTGGGGTGGAGGGCCGGTTCATCGCCGGAGCTGCTCTGTGAACGACGCGTGTTTAGGAACAGAGGATTTGAATTGTGGGTTGGGTTGGAAGCCTTGTCTTTACTACGCTAGAGGGTTTTGTAAGAATGGAACAAGTTGCCGGTTTCTCCACGGCGGCCTTGGGGATTCCGACGCCAGCGCCGCCGCCGTTGGCTCGCCGAGTAAGATGGATATGATGGAGCAGTGTCATGAACTTCTCAGATCCAAATCTTCTGCACAACAACGCCTCGCCGCTGCTTCTCAGCTTATGGCTTCAGCTAATTCCTTCCCTTACTCTCCAAAATCCATCAACTTTCTTCTCCAACAGCAACAAAACGATTCTCAAAG AGCTGCCGCAGCCGCCGCCGCAGCGTTAATGATGGGGGAAGATCTACACAAATTCAGTCGGTCCAGTCGGCTTGAACGAAATGAATTCTCGATGAACGGCAGCGCCGGTATCATCAATCCGGCGTCAAGACAGATCTACTTGACTTTCCCAGCTGATAGCACTTTCAAAGAAGAAGATGTATCGAATTATTTCAG CATGTACGGTCCAGTTCAAGACGTGAGAATCCCATATCAACAGAAGAGAATGTTTGGATTTGTTACTTTTGTTTATCCTGAAACAGTGAAGCTCATTTTGGCTAAAGGGAATCCTCATTTTGTTTGTGATGCTCGTGTTCTTGTTAAACCTTACAAGGAGAAAGGCAAAGTCCCAGACAAGTACAG GAAACAGCAACAAATCGATAGAGATTTCTCCCCTTGTGGAACTCCAACCGGTTTGGATTCAAGAGAACTTTATGATCATCTTCAACTTGGGTCGAGAATGTTTTATAATACTCACCAAGATCTGTTATGGCGAAGGAAATTGGAAGAACAACAAGCTGATCTTCAAACACTTGATCTTCAAAGTCGACGCCTTTTGAATCTGCAGCTTCTTGATGTGAAGAAGAACCAGCTTccccaccaccaccaccaccgtGCTCTTTCCACCGGCAGCCCAATTCCTTCCCCGACACATTCTCCAAACCCCTTGTTTGCTCAAAATCTCATCTTCCCCGGCATTCGTAGCAGTGGAAGTAGTAGCACCTCGGATATCCTGAGAG AGAATGGAGTTGCGCCCGTGCGAACACCTCCGCCTGTGTCGGTCATGGCGACATCTACTGATATGCCACGACAGGCATCACCGGTCGATAACGGAGCCTTAGCAACAATTGGACAAGGTGGGAACGACAAGGAGAGATCTCAGATTGATGACAGTGATTTACTTGAATG TTTTGAGCACAATCTCCCTGATAGTCCTTTCGCATCTCCTGCAAAAGCCACGGGCGACTACGCAACCAACTTCTCCGACATAGCAGCAGTGGGGGAAGCAGCAAACGACTCCGATGACGCATCATCCTCAATTCTCACATCAACTTCCTCTCTGGAAGTAGCAACATCCTTCAAATCCTACAATTGCCAGATACCAAG GTTCCCATCCGGCCACAGCCCGATCGGAATGTATGCAGGAACGGGCGGGCCGACATGTCCAGTGGGAATTTAG
- the LOC103488756 gene encoding cytokinin dehydrogenase 6, which yields MLPLLSSLTSETCTQRKTRYPPVSFLRQNNMLSIRSFVIFFLSFIAFRMNLCFTGIPSSLKMLSIDGHFEFDQVQFAARDFGNRYQFFPAAILHPSSVSDIAMTIKHIWKMGPRSQLTVAARGHGHSLHGQAQAHQGVVINMKSLQGPQMQVHTRNFTYIDVSGGELWINILHESLKYGLTPKSWTDYLHLTVGGTLSNAGISGQAFRHGPQISNVHQLEIVTGKGDVVNCSKEQNSDLFYSVLGGLGQFGIITRAKILLEPAPTMVKWIRVLYLDFTTFSREQELLISAQNTFDYIEGFVIINRTGLLNNWRSSFNPQDPVQASQFKSDGKILYCLELAKYFHHTEGNIIDQEVMRLLSQLSYIPSTLFISEVTYVEFLDRVQVSAVKLQSKGLWEVPHPWLNLLIPKSKIKKFAEGVFGNILKETSNGPVLIYPVNKSKWDNRTSVIIPEEEIFYLVAFLTSAVPSSRGNDSLEYILTQNMRILEFCKTANLGVKQYLPHYTTRKEWQAHFGPMWETYVQRKAAYDPLAILAPGQRIFQKAKSLS from the exons ATGTTACCGCTCCTTTCATCTTTAACTTCAGAGACTTGTACCCAAAGAAAAACAAGATATCCACCAGTTAGCTTCCTCAGACAAAACAACATGCTTTCCATTCGAAGCTTCGTGATTTTCTTCCTGAGTTTTATTGCTTTTAGGATGAATCTATGCTTCACAGGCATCCCTTCTTCATTGAAGATGCTTTCCATTGACGGGCATTTTGAATTTGATCAAGTGCAATTTGCCGCAAGAGATTTTGGTAATAGATATCAATTCTTCCCTGCGGCAATCCTACATCCATCATCAGTTTCTGATATCGCCATGACTATAAAGCATATTTGGAAGATGGGACCTCGTTCACAGCTCACAGTTGCAGCTAGAGGCCATGGCCACTCACTTCATGGCCAAGCACAGGCCCACCAAGGAGTTGTGATTAACATGAAATCACTTCAGGGCCCTCAAATGCAGGTTCATACCAGAAACTTCACTTACATCGATGTTTCAGGAGGAGAATTGTGGATAAATATCCTGCACGAGAGCTTGAAATATGGATTAACACCAAAATCATGGACAGACTACCTACATCTAACAGTTGGAGGTACTTTATCCAATGCAGGGATCAGCGGACAGGCATTTCGGCATGGCCCTCAGATCAGCAACGTTCATCAGTTGGAGATTGTAACAG GAAAAGGAGATGTGGTGAACTGTTCAAAAGAACAGAACAGTGACCTCTTTTACAGTGTTCTTGGAGGATTAGGCCAGTTTGGCATTATCACACGAGCGAAAATTCTGCTTGAACCAGCACCAACAATG GTAAAATGGATAAGAGTGTTGTACTTAGACTTCACTACTTTTTCCAGAGAGCAGGAGCTCTTGATATCTGCACAAAATACATTCGACTACATTGAAGGATTTGTTATTATAAACAGAACTGGTCTTTTGAATAATTGGAGATCATCATTCAATCCACAAGATCCAGTTCAAGCTAGCCAGTTCAAGTCTGATGGAAAAATTCTTTACTGCCTAGAATTGGCAAAATACTTTCACCACACCGAAGGTAACATTATCGATCAG GAAGTCATGCGCTTGTTGTCTCAGTTAAGTTATATCCCATCAACACTTTTCATATCAGAAGTTACATATGTCGAGTTCCTCGATAGAGTTCAAGTATCAGCCGTCAAATTACAGTCAAAAGGCTTGTGGGAAGTCCCACACCCATGGCTGAATCTCCTTATTCCaaaaagcaaaataaaaaaatttgcaGAAGGGGTTTTCGGCAATATCCTGAAGGAAACAAGCAACGGCCCTGTCCTAATCTATCCGGTTAACAAATCAAA GTGGGACAATAGAACTTCTGTAATTATTCCAGAGGAGGAAATTTTCTACCTGGTCGCATTTCTAACCTCTGCAGTTCCCTCTTCTCGAGGAAATGACAGCTTAGAATACATCTTAACTCAAAACATGAGAATTCTGGAATTCTGTAAAACAGCCAATCTAGGAGTTAAACAATATTTGCCACATTACACCACAAGGAAAGAATGGCAGGCCCATTTTGGCCCAATGTGGGAAACATATGTACAGAGAAAAGCAGCTTATGACCCTTTGGCAATACTTGCTCCAGGTCAAAGAATATTCCAAAAGGCAAAATCCTTGTCATGA
- the LOC103488758 gene encoding zinc finger CCCH domain-containing protein 53 isoform X2, with amino-acid sequence MDSYEASRIVFSRIQNLDPENASKIMGLLLIQDHGEKEMIRLAFGPEALLHSVILKARKDLNLPAVNSPSTPSTPSSSPSPFALSTNPISISRQSSSSSRLGISLPLSLTIPSPSSSSAVSWAAGFSSDLQNSDDHLISPGNLPLGSSCFAAGGAPASDMIDEFQLQDQLSFLNDGSPTIGVKNSDLFFPPADLSSSPTGGGFGSYGGDATWGGGPVHRRSCSVNDACLGTEDLNCGLGWKPCLYYARGFCKNGTSCRFLHGGLGDSDASAAAVGSPSKMDMMEQCHELLRSKSSAQQRLAAASQLMASANSFPYSPKSINFLLQQQQNDSQRAAAAAAAALMMGEDLHKFSRSSRLERNEFSMNGSAGIINPASRQIYLTFPADSTFKEEDVSNYFSMYGPVQDVRIPYQQKRMFGFVTFVYPETVKLILAKGNPHFVCDARVLVKPYKEKGKVPDKKQQQIDRDFSPCGTPTGLDSRELYDHLQLGSRMFYNTHQDLLWRRKLEEQQADLQTLDLQSRRLLNLQLLDVKKNQLPHHHHHRALSTGSPIPSPTHSPNPLFAQNLIFPGIRSSGSSSTSDILRENGVAPVRTPPPVSVMATSTDMPRQASPVDNGALATIGQGGNDKERSQIDDSDLLECFEHNLPDSPFASPAKATGDYATNFSDIAAVGEAANDSDDASSSILTSTSSLEVATSFKSYNCQIPRFPSGHSPIGMYAGTGGPTCPVGI; translated from the exons ATGGATTCTTATGAAGCCTCAAGAATTGTGTTCTCTAGGATCCAAAATTTGGACCCTGAAAATGCTTCTAAAATCATGGGTCTTCTTCTTATTCAAGACCATGGAGAAAAAGAGATGATTAGATTGGCTTTTGGTCCAGAAGCTCTTCTTCACTCTGTAATTCTTAAAGCTAGGAAGGATTTGAATCTTCCGGCCGTTAACTCACCGTCGACTCCTTCGACGCCGAGTTCTTCTCCTTCTCCGTTTGCTCTTTCGACGAATCCTATTTCTATTTCGAGGCagagttcttcttcttctcggtTGGGGATTAGTCTTCCTCTTTCACTTACAATTCCTAGCCCTTCTTCTTCCAGTGCTGTTTCTTGGGCTGCTGGTTTTTCCTCTGACCTTCAAAATTCTGATGACCATTTAATTAGTCCTGGGAATTTACCACTTGGATCGTCTTGTTTTGCTGCTGGAGGAGCTCCGGCGAGTGATATGATCGATGAATTTCAGCTTCAGGACCAGCTTTCCTTCCTCAACGACGGCTCTCCGACAATCGGCGTTAAGAACTCCGACTTGTTTTTCCCGCCGGCGGATTTATCGTCAAGCCCCACCGGTGGAGGATTTGGGTCCTACGGTGGAGATGCCACTTGGGGTGGAGGGCCGGTTCATCGCCGGAGCTGCTCTGTGAACGACGCGTGTTTAGGAACAGAGGATTTGAATTGTGGGTTGGGTTGGAAGCCTTGTCTTTACTACGCTAGAGGGTTTTGTAAGAATGGAACAAGTTGCCGGTTTCTCCACGGCGGCCTTGGGGATTCCGACGCCAGCGCCGCCGCCGTTGGCTCGCCGAGTAAGATGGATATGATGGAGCAGTGTCATGAACTTCTCAGATCCAAATCTTCTGCACAACAACGCCTCGCCGCTGCTTCTCAGCTTATGGCTTCAGCTAATTCCTTCCCTTACTCTCCAAAATCCATCAACTTTCTTCTCCAACAGCAACAAAACGATTCTCAAAG AGCTGCCGCAGCCGCCGCCGCAGCGTTAATGATGGGGGAAGATCTACACAAATTCAGTCGGTCCAGTCGGCTTGAACGAAATGAATTCTCGATGAACGGCAGCGCCGGTATCATCAATCCGGCGTCAAGACAGATCTACTTGACTTTCCCAGCTGATAGCACTTTCAAAGAAGAAGATGTATCGAATTATTTCAG CATGTACGGTCCAGTTCAAGACGTGAGAATCCCATATCAACAGAAGAGAATGTTTGGATTTGTTACTTTTGTTTATCCTGAAACAGTGAAGCTCATTTTGGCTAAAGGGAATCCTCATTTTGTTTGTGATGCTCGTGTTCTTGTTAAACCTTACAAGGAGAAAGGCAAAGTCCCAGACAA GAAACAGCAACAAATCGATAGAGATTTCTCCCCTTGTGGAACTCCAACCGGTTTGGATTCAAGAGAACTTTATGATCATCTTCAACTTGGGTCGAGAATGTTTTATAATACTCACCAAGATCTGTTATGGCGAAGGAAATTGGAAGAACAACAAGCTGATCTTCAAACACTTGATCTTCAAAGTCGACGCCTTTTGAATCTGCAGCTTCTTGATGTGAAGAAGAACCAGCTTccccaccaccaccaccaccgtGCTCTTTCCACCGGCAGCCCAATTCCTTCCCCGACACATTCTCCAAACCCCTTGTTTGCTCAAAATCTCATCTTCCCCGGCATTCGTAGCAGTGGAAGTAGTAGCACCTCGGATATCCTGAGAG AGAATGGAGTTGCGCCCGTGCGAACACCTCCGCCTGTGTCGGTCATGGCGACATCTACTGATATGCCACGACAGGCATCACCGGTCGATAACGGAGCCTTAGCAACAATTGGACAAGGTGGGAACGACAAGGAGAGATCTCAGATTGATGACAGTGATTTACTTGAATG TTTTGAGCACAATCTCCCTGATAGTCCTTTCGCATCTCCTGCAAAAGCCACGGGCGACTACGCAACCAACTTCTCCGACATAGCAGCAGTGGGGGAAGCAGCAAACGACTCCGATGACGCATCATCCTCAATTCTCACATCAACTTCCTCTCTGGAAGTAGCAACATCCTTCAAATCCTACAATTGCCAGATACCAAG GTTCCCATCCGGCCACAGCCCGATCGGAATGTATGCAGGAACGGGCGGGCCGACATGTCCAGTGGGAATTTAG